A genomic stretch from Halorubrum salinarum includes:
- a CDS encoding DUF7558 family protein: MQQTLVGCAFCDAPPGTETGEAHTWGQDERVTHPICVDCAIQTEPDPDERDHVACDGCGLVVDTLAALTRFRVELGHLEGPIQLCARCSPGGLATFWTRDLEEHLVATPAE, encoded by the coding sequence ATGCAGCAGACCCTCGTCGGCTGTGCGTTCTGCGATGCCCCGCCCGGTACCGAGACTGGCGAGGCCCACACCTGGGGGCAAGACGAGCGGGTCACTCACCCGATCTGCGTCGACTGCGCGATCCAGACGGAGCCGGATCCCGACGAGCGCGATCACGTCGCCTGTGACGGCTGTGGACTAGTCGTCGACACGCTCGCAGCACTGACCCGGTTCCGGGTCGAACTGGGGCACCTGGAAGGCCCGATACAGCTGTGCGCCCGCTGTAGCCCGGGTGGGCTCGCGACGTTCTGGACGCGCGACCTCGAAGAGCATCTCGTCGCGACGCCGGCGGAGTGA